In a genomic window of Cuculus canorus isolate bCucCan1 chromosome 4, bCucCan1.pri, whole genome shotgun sequence:
- the PGRMC2 gene encoding membrane-associated progesterone receptor component 2, whose protein sequence is MADDGRMRTEGSGRGGVAVGGSALLQAALLALALLGAYRLYTRWAARAGRGAAGRQSPSAALPRMKRRDFTLEQLREFDGVRNPRILLAVNGKVFDVTKGSKFYGPEGPYGIFAGRDASRGLATFCLDKDALRDEYDDLSDLNAVQMESVREWEMQFKEKYDYVGRLLKPGEEPSEYTDEEDTKDHTKQE, encoded by the exons ATGGCGGACGATGGGAGGATGAGGACTGAGGGGAGCGGGCGCGGCGGGGTGGCGGTGGGCGGCTCGGCGCTGCTGCAGGCGGCGCTGCTGGCTCTGGCGCTGCTGGGCGCCTACCGGCTGTACACCCGGTGGGCGGCGAGGGCCGGCCGAGGGGCGGCGGGCCGGCAGAGCCCCTCGGCCGCGCTGCCGCGGATGAAGAGGCGCGATTTCACCCTGGAGCAGCTGCGCGAGTTCGACGGAGTCCGCAACCCGCGCATCCTCCTCGCTGTCAACGGGAAAGTCTTCGACGTGACCAAAGGCAGCAAGTTCTACGGGCCCG agggTCCATACGGAATATTTGCTGGCAGAGATGCCTCCAGGGGACTAGCAACTTTCTGTCTAGATAAAGATGCACTCAGAGATGAATACGATGACCTATCGGACTTAAATGCTGTACAGATGGAAAGTGTAAGAGAGTGGGAAATGCAATTTAAAG agaaatacgACTACGTAGGTAGACTCCTAAAACCAGGGGAAGAACCATCAGAATACACAGATGAGGAAGATACCAAGGATCACACTAAACAGGAATGA